From Salirhabdus salicampi:
TCACTCCGAAGAGATCAAATTGCTTCCCGCGCTCGACTTGCATGTATTAGGCACGCCGCCAGCGTTCGTCCTGAGCCAGGATCAAACTCTCCATAAAAGTTGGAAAACTTGGTCTCTAGCTAAATAACAAAAAATCGAAATTGACATTACTGGTCGTTTTGTTCAGTTTTCAAGGTTCGAAATGAATCGAAACGAGTTGTTTGTCGCTTCAAAATGGCGACTTTATTAATATACCATTTTACCTAGTTGTTGTCAACAAGAAATGATATATTTTTTGTTTGTCGTTTCGCAACGACGCTACTTAATATATCACAGCGGTTAAATTCCGTCAACACCTTTTTCGGAAAACAAATATGTTTATCTGAAATAAGTGACAACATTATCAAACCGAGTATCTATTATATACAGTTTTCTTTTCTATGTCTATAGTTTTTTCAGTTATTAACTTTCCTTATTTTTCAAACCTGAAGAGAAATATTTGGAGGGCATATAACGCAAGCAGTCAGATGACCCAGCAACGCGCTTAAATAGACGGAATAGTAGTTGGTACCTTTCCCGCATAGCTCTTTTCACTACGTGGTCAATATGCCTATTATTTAAATCATGTAAGATTTCCTCCATTTCACGTTTAAGTAGATACTCTAACTCTTTCTTTTCCATATCATTTATCATCATTCCTATCATAGTCATTCTCCTCGCGATTAATTTCGTCTTTACATTTTTACCAATCACGTAGATTTTATGAGGAAAAAAACGGCACTTTACATATTCACATCTTGCAGCACATAAACTTGTATAAAAATGTGAGCGGGAGGGACAAGGGTGTCAAATTTTTATACAATTCGAATTCAAAGATGGAAGAAGTGGGTTTTTGTAATATCGGCTGCACTTTTCGCAGCAATCTATTTGTTTACAGAATTTAGTTCTTTTTCTGTTTTTTCGACAGACAAAGGCCCAGAAGCATTAATTAAAAGCGGGGAAAGCACTGATCAACTAGCACTTACCTTTAATATCAGTTGGGGGCAGGAAAAAGTACATGACATTTTGGATGTATTAGAGAAAGAAAATGTCCAAGCTACATTTTTCGTAAGTGGTGAATGGGCAGAACGTCACCCAGATATTTTAAAGAAGATCACAGATAATAAACATGAGTTAGGTATGCTGGGGTATCGCTATAAAAGTTACGTTAAACAAGATATCGAAGAAGTTCGAAAGGATCTGCTCCAAGCAAAGGAGACATTCCGTAAGCTAGGGTATTCTGACATTACATTACTACGACCCCCTAGCGGACATTTTAATAAAGAGGTGCTAAAGTTAACCGAAAAATTCGGGTTTTCAGTTATTTACTGGAGTGTGAATCCTAGTGACTGGAAAAGCCCAGGTACACAAAAAATCATTGATCGAGTATTAGATCATGCAAAAGGCGGGGACATTTTGTTATTACATGCTTCCGATGCGGCAAAACAAACAGCAGGAGCGTTAAAGGATATCATTCCAAATATTAAAAAGAAAGGCTTAAAGTTTGTAAATGTATCACAGCTAATCTCAAACAGTTCTTCAAGTAGTTCTCCCTTAGAATCAAAGTAAGACAGGAAAGCCAATGCTTTACCTGTCTTTTTTATGTTTACCACGACTTGATTTTTTATCATTTTTCCCATCTTCCTTTTGTTGAGACGGTTCAACGATACGATGTAAAACTAATAATTGGTACGTATTACATGTTAATAATGAAACAATCATCAACATTATCCAATCTGGATCACCAGTTCTTAACACTGGTACCCATTCAATGATTGTAATAACGACCATGAAAAATAATGCAGGAATAAAAGCACGCTTGTTTGTTTCTAAGGCTTTTACATAAGCGACAGCATAACCATATATAAAAATTACAGCAGCAGTCACAATATAGGGATATAAAGGAACGTCCCCTTCTGCTCCTTTGTAACGTATGTACACTAAGTCAAACAACGTAAAAGCAATCAAAAATACTTGAATTGGTTTCCACAAACGACGAAACATACTTAGCCCGAACTGGTTTACCGTTAAATAGGCAAAAAAACCCATTTGGCTTACTAAACTAAAAATAAATCCAATACCGGTAAACCAAAGTAATGTTCCAAAGATTTCCCAAATATTTAAAGGGCTTAAATAAATTGTATAAGAATCAGCCTTAACGAAAAAACTTGTGACGATGGTTGCAACTGCACCTAATAATAACGTTGTTAAAAATAACCGTACCCATTTCCGACTTGTCACAATATATCCCCCTACTAGTTCATTTCCTATCGTATTTTAACATGTTCCATTCTTTTTTTCCTCTTATAGTGAAGTATAATTTTTCTCGCAATTTCCATATTAACAAATAGATGCAGTCTGAAGGAGAGATTCAAACATGCGGAAATGGTGGTTAAGCATAGTTATTATTCTAACGCTAACAGCCTGTACAGGTGGCGGCGGGCAAGAAAGCGGCCAAGGAAATAATGAGTATGAAACAACCAAAAAAATGGTTGTTGATATTATAAAAACAGATGAAGGTAAAAAAGCTTTACGAGAAGTATTAACGGACGAGGAAATGAAACAGCAACTCGTTATGGAATCAGACATGGTGAAGCAAGCCATTATTGATACTTTAGTGTCGGATCAAGGGAAAGAGTTTTGGAGCAAACTGTTTGAAGATCCGAAATTTATTAAAGCATACACAGAAGCCATTAAAAAACCTCAAGAAGATTTAATGAAAGGTCTGTTATCTGATTCTGAATATCAAAAAAAATTAATTGAGCTTTTCCAAAATCCCGAGATGACAGATACAATAATTTCCGCCATGAAGAGTCAACAGTTCCGCGAACATTTAGAGTCAACAATTGAGGAAACTTTAAACAGTCCACTATTTAAAGCGAGAATGACTGAAACATTACTCAAAGCCGCTGAAGAAATGCAACAACAAGGTGGTGGCGGCCAATCTGAAGGAGGCGG
This genomic window contains:
- the pdaB gene encoding polysaccharide deacetylase family sporulation protein PdaB; this encodes MSNFYTIRIQRWKKWVFVISAALFAAIYLFTEFSSFSVFSTDKGPEALIKSGESTDQLALTFNISWGQEKVHDILDVLEKENVQATFFVSGEWAERHPDILKKITDNKHELGMLGYRYKSYVKQDIEEVRKDLLQAKETFRKLGYSDITLLRPPSGHFNKEVLKLTEKFGFSVIYWSVNPSDWKSPGTQKIIDRVLDHAKGGDILLLHASDAAKQTAGALKDIIPNIKKKGLKFVNVSQLISNSSSSSSPLESK
- a CDS encoding KinB-signaling pathway activation protein yields the protein MTSRKWVRLFLTTLLLGAVATIVTSFFVKADSYTIYLSPLNIWEIFGTLLWFTGIGFIFSLVSQMGFFAYLTVNQFGLSMFRRLWKPIQVFLIAFTLFDLVYIRYKGAEGDVPLYPYIVTAAVIFIYGYAVAYVKALETNKRAFIPALFFMVVITIIEWVPVLRTGDPDWIMLMIVSLLTCNTYQLLVLHRIVEPSQQKEDGKNDKKSSRGKHKKDR
- the gerD gene encoding spore germination lipoprotein GerD, translated to MRKWWLSIVIILTLTACTGGGGQESGQGNNEYETTKKMVVDIIKTDEGKKALREVLTDEEMKQQLVMESDMVKQAIIDTLVSDQGKEFWSKLFEDPKFIKAYTEAIKKPQEDLMKGLLSDSEYQKKLIELFQNPEMTDTIISAMKSQQFREHLESTIEETLNSPLFKARMTETLLKAAEEMQQQGGGGQSEGGGGQSGGGGDSGGGGDSGGGGGGS